In the Caenorhabditis elegans chromosome X genome, one interval contains:
- the T22B7.3 gene encoding Amidinotransferase (Confirmed by transcript evidence): MASSTLVRTLEHHVKRILMVRPTHFELKYSINPWMDMKRGVNREKALKQWDQLKNTIENSGAKVEVMESTGAESLPDIVFAANAAIIKGNKAYLASFAHPERQGERYFYEQWFTNNGYECVGDQDIPSEGAGDALWGGDQLRTLFMGVGTRTDVRALRDVANKLDDGTNWKVIGCRLVDPRFYHIDTAFCPLNEDVAIYYPYAFDHITRHNMRNETDLIEVSQKEARNFACNAVVVGQNVIMHQGNEEIANKLVKLGFTVRFVDMSEFIKSGGSSKCCTLQI, translated from the exons ATGGCTTCATCAACACTTGTCCGTACCCTCGAGCATCATGTCAAAAGAATATTAATGGTGCGACCGACACATTTCGAGCTGAAGTACTCGATCAACCCATGGATGGATATGAAGAGAGGAGTGAACCGAGAAAAAGCGTTAAAACAATGGgatcagttgaaaaatacaattgagAACAGTGGAGCAAAAGTTGAGGTTATGGAGTCTACG GGAGCTGAAAGCCTTCCAGACATTGTTTTCGCCGCGAATGCAGCAATAATCAAGGGAAATAAAGCGTACTTGGCAAGTTTCGCGCATCCAGAGAGACAGGGAGAAAG atatttcTACGAGCAGTGGTTCACGAATAATGGCTATGAATGCGTCGGAGATCAAGATATTCCATCGGAAG GTGCGGGAGACGCTCTTTGGGGAGGCGATCAATTGCGCACTCTGTTCATGGGCGTGGGAACCCGAACCGACGTAAGAGCACTTCGCGATGTTGCAAATAAACTCGATGATGGAACAAACTGGAAAGTGATTGGATGTCGACTCGTCGATCCAAG gttctACCACATAGACACGGCATTCTGCCCACTCAACGAAGACGTTGCAATCTACTACCCGTATGCATTCGATCATATCACCCGTCATAATATGAGAAACGAGACAGATTTGATTGAG GTTTCTCAAAAGGAAGCACGCAATTTTGCATGTAATGCTGTGGTGGTTGGGCAAAACGTCATAATGCATCAGGGCAACGAAGAAATTGCCAATAAGCTTGTTAAACTGGGCTTCACTGTTAG ATTTGTTGACATGAGCGAATTTATCAAATCGGGTGGATCTTCCAAATGCTGCActcttcaaatttga
- the T22B7.7 gene encoding HotDog ACOT-type domain-containing protein (Confirmed by transcript evidence): protein MSINASAKALQSKGSLMSNLKNFRPKYPAQSNRHPEVRTMDQLYDCFYKYARHLITAQSNPKISLESRKMAESELKVVIPLATDFKARLNMTDSYGHIRMGRLLEAIDIVAPCACYMLNREDIALRTFETGTLPRMFVTARFHQTSLSHGYGLSPYRDIILRGKVTWTSENKAEATVNVIQNKSEFLTARLVFASLDGTNTSQKLPTNQLLPSTPIENFLNQQRHEANTSRPCIPELGTIELPVIKDGEVTMNSTNVETTTIAQPEHENPYGSVFGGFLVRKGLETAELCAKMFSKTSVRVSSIDDAEFMKVVEIGSILKFSAFVCNVDNKEQKFQVNSQVEVYNSNTNKFEICDRFLFTFEAKEEINLPQVIPHNMQEFVAQWKAKNTAKKN, encoded by the exons ATGTCGATCAATGCCTCTGCAAAGGCGCTCCAATCAAAG ggTTCACTCATGAGcaacttgaaaaactttcGTCCAAAGTATCCTGCTCAGTCGAATCGCCATCCAGAAGTTCGGACGATGGACCAACTATATGATTGCTTTTACAAATATGCCAGACACCTGATCACAGCTCAATCCAATCCGAAGATATCTCTGGAATCTCGAAAAATGGCGGAATCTGAATTGAAAGTTGTCATTCCATTAGCTACTGATTTCAAAGCTCGACTCAATATGACCGACAGCTATGGTCACATTAGAATGGGACGTCTTCTCGAGGCAATTGATATTGTTGCTCCGTGTGCTTGCTATATGCTCAATCGAGAGGATATTGCACtgagaacttttgaaactggAACTCTTCCGAGAATGTTTGTCACAGCTCGTTTTCACCAAACAAGTCTCTCTCATGGATACGGTTTGTCACCATATCGTGATATTATCCTACGGGGAAAAGTTACTTGGACCAGTGAAAACAAAGCAGAGGCGACTGTCAATGTGATTCAGAATAAATCCGAGTTTCTAACTGCCAGACTGGTTTTC gcgTCACTCGATGGAACCAACACATCACAAAAACTTCCAACCAATCAACTTCTTCCATCAACAcccattgaaaatttcttgaatcaACAGAGACACGAGGCCAACACATCACGGCCTTGTATTCCAGAACTAGGAACAATTGAACTACCAGTTATAAAG gATGGTGAAGTCACCATGAACTCAACCAATGTTGAAACAACGACAATTGCACAGCCAGAACACGAAAACCCATACGGATCagtttttggtggttttttggTTAGGAAGGGTCTTGAAACTGCTGAACTTTGCGCAAAGATGTTCTCCAAAACTTCCGTTCGAGTATCTTCAATTGATGACGCAGAGTTTATGAAAGTCGTGGAAATTGGAAGTATTTTAAAGTTCAGCGCTTTTGTCTGCAACGTTGATAACAAGGAACAGAAATTCCAG GTTAACTCTCAAGTGGAAGTTTACAATTCGAACACgaataaattcgaaatttgtgaTCGTTTTCTGTTCACATTTGAAGCCAAAGAAGAAATCAATTTGCCACAAGTAATTCCACACAATATGCAGGAATTTGTTGCTCAATGGAAAGCGAAGAACACTGCAAAGAAGaactaa
- the T22B7.22 gene encoding uncharacterized protein (Confirmed by transcript evidence) codes for MTVNTMMSDLEKNCVAAE; via the coding sequence ATGACCGTGAACACAATGATGAGCGACTTGGAGAAGAATTGTGTGGCAGCAGAATGA
- the egl-13 gene encoding Transcription factor egl-13 (Confirmed by transcript evidence): MSRRRKANPTKLSENAKKLAKEVENSQEENDCDMLAKPQTPTIIIPGHMDDTPNPAGSPHDASIKSSSSTISDHTSTSATTGISDFPDILAQTEHGCSVLIDGNHLREIINSVDTQDGKQDLLSDVIRQLTSIKERLTNDESPVKDDLKEDPDDMSPMLHAGNFDSEMLLRQHELMQHQQQQMIIANMLKATQSLPLLFNGGLNYEAILNNPVLNATIAGHLPNPLASNISLLQKSISAKLAAAGNMQTVEKVETPLNLSKDTPSPTAIPQSPLSGFRLPYSLGTNYGSDGQLFNNCSPNSSGKSTPGNTSVTSEVATPRPQAKSPNHIKRPMNAFMVWARDERRKILKAYPDMHNSNISKILGSRWKGMSNSEKQPYYEEQSRLSKLHMEQHPDYRYRPRPKRTCVIDGKKVRVNEYKTIMKTKKDLMWGDEPGFSQPSDLQMDLASHVNLLNDLTQHHHQSHLLQTAE; this comes from the exons ATGAGCCGTAGACGAAAAGCGAATCCGACAAAACTGAGTGAAAACGCGAAGAAGCTTGCCAAGGAAGTTGAAAATAGTCAAGAAGAAAACGACTGCGACATGCTGGCCAAACCGCAAACCCCCACGATTATCATACCTGGTCAT ATGGACGACACGCCGAATCCAGCCGGGTCACCTCACGACGCCTCAATCAAATCGAGCTCGAGCACCATCTCCGATCATACGAG CACGTCAGCAACAACcggaatttctgattttcccgATATTCTGGCACAAACTGAACACGGCTGTTCTGTACTAATAGACGGAAATCACTTAAg agagatTATCAATTCAGTGGATACGCAAGACGGAAAACAAGATCTATTATCAGACGTTATCCGACAG CTGACATCAATAAAAGAGAGGTTAACAAACGACGAGAGTCCTGTCAAAGACGATTTAAAAGAAGATCCTGACGACATGAGCCCG ATGCTCCATGCCGGCAATTTCGACTCGGAGATGCTCCTGAGGCAGCACGAACTGATGCAGCATCAGCAGCAACAAATGATAATTGCTAACATGTTGAAAGCCACCCAATCTCTCCCACTCCTTTTTAATG GCGGTTTGAATTATGAAGCTATACTGAACAATCCCGTCTTAAATGCTACTATTGCTGGACATTTGCCAAATCCTCTTGCATCGAACATTTCCTTGCTTCAAAAGAGTATTAGCGCAAAACTTGCAGCCGCTGGAAACATGCAAACAGTCGAAAAAGTGGAGACACCTTTAAATCTTTCAAAAGACACCCCATCTCCAACTGCTATTCCACAATCTCCACTATCTGGATTTCGGCTACCATACTCACTTGGGACAAATTATGGAAGCGATG gtcAATTATTTAACAATTGCTCACCAAATTCCAGTGGTAAGAGCACGCCTGGTAACACATCAGTAACTAGTGAAGTAGCAACTCCACGACCACAGGCCAAATCACCAAACCATATCAAAAGACCAATGAACGCATTCATGGTATGGGCTCGTGACGAGagacgaaaaattttgaaagcgtATCCGGATATGCACAACAGCAACATCTCGAAGATCCTCG GATCTCGTTGGAAAGGTATGAGCAATTCCGAGAAACAGCCATACTATGAAGAGCAATCACGGCTGAGCAAATTGCACATGGAGCAGCACCCGGACTATCGGTACAGACCACGTCCGAAGAGAACATGTGTGATTGATGGAAAGAAGGTTCGAGTCAACGAATATAAGACAATCATGAAGACTAAAAAAGATTTGATGTGGGGAGATGAGCCAGGATTTTCTCAACCATCA GATCTACAAATGGACTTGGCATCACATGTAAATCTTCTCAACGACCTCACACAGCACCACCACCAGTCACATCTCCTACAAACAGCTGAATAA
- the egl-13 gene encoding Transcription factor egl-13 (Confirmed by transcript evidence) yields the protein MDDTPNPAGSPHDASIKSSSSTISDHTSTSATTGISDFPDILAQTEHGCSVLIDGNHLREIINSVDTQDGKQDLLSDVIRQLTSIKERLTNDESPVKDDLKEDPDDMSPMLHAGNFDSEMLLRQHELMQHQQQQMIIANMLKATQSLPLLFNGGLNYEAILNNPVLNATIAGHLPNPLASNISLLQKSISAKLAAAGNMQTVEKVETPLNLSKDTPSPTAIPQSPLSGFRLPYSLGTNYGSDGQLFNNCSPNSSGKSTPGNTSVTSEVATPRPQAKSPNHIKRPMNAFMVWARDERRKILKAYPDMHNSNISKILGSRWKGMSNSEKQPYYEEQSRLSKLHMEQHPDYRYRPRPKRTCVIDGKKVRVNEYKTIMKTKKDLMWGDEPGFSQPSDLQMDLASHVNLLNDLTQHHHQSHLLQTAE from the exons ATGGACGACACGCCGAATCCAGCCGGGTCACCTCACGACGCCTCAATCAAATCGAGCTCGAGCACCATCTCCGATCATACGAG CACGTCAGCAACAACcggaatttctgattttcccgATATTCTGGCACAAACTGAACACGGCTGTTCTGTACTAATAGACGGAAATCACTTAAg agagatTATCAATTCAGTGGATACGCAAGACGGAAAACAAGATCTATTATCAGACGTTATCCGACAG CTGACATCAATAAAAGAGAGGTTAACAAACGACGAGAGTCCTGTCAAAGACGATTTAAAAGAAGATCCTGACGACATGAGCCCG ATGCTCCATGCCGGCAATTTCGACTCGGAGATGCTCCTGAGGCAGCACGAACTGATGCAGCATCAGCAGCAACAAATGATAATTGCTAACATGTTGAAAGCCACCCAATCTCTCCCACTCCTTTTTAATG GCGGTTTGAATTATGAAGCTATACTGAACAATCCCGTCTTAAATGCTACTATTGCTGGACATTTGCCAAATCCTCTTGCATCGAACATTTCCTTGCTTCAAAAGAGTATTAGCGCAAAACTTGCAGCCGCTGGAAACATGCAAACAGTCGAAAAAGTGGAGACACCTTTAAATCTTTCAAAAGACACCCCATCTCCAACTGCTATTCCACAATCTCCACTATCTGGATTTCGGCTACCATACTCACTTGGGACAAATTATGGAAGCGATG gtcAATTATTTAACAATTGCTCACCAAATTCCAGTGGTAAGAGCACGCCTGGTAACACATCAGTAACTAGTGAAGTAGCAACTCCACGACCACAGGCCAAATCACCAAACCATATCAAAAGACCAATGAACGCATTCATGGTATGGGCTCGTGACGAGagacgaaaaattttgaaagcgtATCCGGATATGCACAACAGCAACATCTCGAAGATCCTCG GATCTCGTTGGAAAGGTATGAGCAATTCCGAGAAACAGCCATACTATGAAGAGCAATCACGGCTGAGCAAATTGCACATGGAGCAGCACCCGGACTATCGGTACAGACCACGTCCGAAGAGAACATGTGTGATTGATGGAAAGAAGGTTCGAGTCAACGAATATAAGACAATCATGAAGACTAAAAAAGATTTGATGTGGGGAGATGAGCCAGGATTTTCTCAACCATCA GATCTACAAATGGACTTGGCATCACATGTAAATCTTCTCAACGACCTCACACAGCACCACCACCAGTCACATCTCCTACAAACAGCTGAATAA
- the egl-13 gene encoding HMG box domain-containing protein (Partially confirmed by transcript evidence), with the protein MMITGELPSFEFLPLPPQLLFFHPFLSQTMSVLTYTHPVIYNFGTSATTGISDFPDILAQTEHGCSVLIDGNHLREIINSVDTQDGKQDLLSDVIRQLTSIKERLTNDESPVKDDLKEDPDDMSPMLHAGNFDSEMLLRQHELMQHQQQQMIIANMLKATQSLPLLFNGGLNYEAILNNPVLNATIAGHLPNPLASNISLLQKSISAKLAAAGNMQTVEKVETPLNLSKDTPSPTAIPQSPLSGFRLPYSLGTNYGSDGQLFNNCSPNSSGKSTPGNTSVTSEVATPRPQAKSPNHIKRPMNAFMVWARDERRKILKAYPDMHNSNISKILGSRWKGMSNSEKQPYYEEQSRLSKLHMEQHPDYRYRPRPKRTCVIDGKKVRVNEYKTIMKTKKDLMWGDEPGFSQPSDLQMDLASHVNLLNDLTQHHHQSHLLQTAE; encoded by the exons ATGATGATAACGGGCGAATTGccgagttttgaatttttaccgCTCCCCCCTCAGTTACTATTTTTTCATCCATTCCTTTCGCAAACAATGAGTGTGCTCACATATACCCATCCCGTGATCTACAATTTCGG CACGTCAGCAACAACcggaatttctgattttcccgATATTCTGGCACAAACTGAACACGGCTGTTCTGTACTAATAGACGGAAATCACTTAAg agagatTATCAATTCAGTGGATACGCAAGACGGAAAACAAGATCTATTATCAGACGTTATCCGACAG CTGACATCAATAAAAGAGAGGTTAACAAACGACGAGAGTCCTGTCAAAGACGATTTAAAAGAAGATCCTGACGACATGAGCCCG ATGCTCCATGCCGGCAATTTCGACTCGGAGATGCTCCTGAGGCAGCACGAACTGATGCAGCATCAGCAGCAACAAATGATAATTGCTAACATGTTGAAAGCCACCCAATCTCTCCCACTCCTTTTTAATG GCGGTTTGAATTATGAAGCTATACTGAACAATCCCGTCTTAAATGCTACTATTGCTGGACATTTGCCAAATCCTCTTGCATCGAACATTTCCTTGCTTCAAAAGAGTATTAGCGCAAAACTTGCAGCCGCTGGAAACATGCAAACAGTCGAAAAAGTGGAGACACCTTTAAATCTTTCAAAAGACACCCCATCTCCAACTGCTATTCCACAATCTCCACTATCTGGATTTCGGCTACCATACTCACTTGGGACAAATTATGGAAGCGATG gtcAATTATTTAACAATTGCTCACCAAATTCCAGTGGTAAGAGCACGCCTGGTAACACATCAGTAACTAGTGAAGTAGCAACTCCACGACCACAGGCCAAATCACCAAACCATATCAAAAGACCAATGAACGCATTCATGGTATGGGCTCGTGACGAGagacgaaaaattttgaaagcgtATCCGGATATGCACAACAGCAACATCTCGAAGATCCTCG GATCTCGTTGGAAAGGTATGAGCAATTCCGAGAAACAGCCATACTATGAAGAGCAATCACGGCTGAGCAAATTGCACATGGAGCAGCACCCGGACTATCGGTACAGACCACGTCCGAAGAGAACATGTGTGATTGATGGAAAGAAGGTTCGAGTCAACGAATATAAGACAATCATGAAGACTAAAAAAGATTTGATGTGGGGAGATGAGCCAGGATTTTCTCAACCATCA GATCTACAAATGGACTTGGCATCACATGTAAATCTTCTCAACGACCTCACACAGCACCACCACCAGTCACATCTCCTACAAACAGCTGAATAA
- the egl-13 gene encoding Transcription factor egl-13 (Confirmed by transcript evidence): MSPMLHAGNFDSEMLLRQHELMQHQQQQMIIANMLKATQSLPLLFNGGLNYEAILNNPVLNATIAGHLPNPLASNISLLQKSISAKLAAAGNMQTVEKVETPLNLSKDTPSPTAIPQSPLSGFRLPYSLGTNYGSDGQLFNNCSPNSSGKSTPGNTSVTSEVATPRPQAKSPNHIKRPMNAFMVWARDERRKILKAYPDMHNSNISKILGSRWKGMSNSEKQPYYEEQSRLSKLHMEQHPDYRYRPRPKRTCVIDGKKVRVNEYKTIMKTKKDLMWGDEPGFSQPSDLQMDLASHVNLLNDLTQHHHQSHLLQTAE; encoded by the exons ATGAGCCCG ATGCTCCATGCCGGCAATTTCGACTCGGAGATGCTCCTGAGGCAGCACGAACTGATGCAGCATCAGCAGCAACAAATGATAATTGCTAACATGTTGAAAGCCACCCAATCTCTCCCACTCCTTTTTAATG GCGGTTTGAATTATGAAGCTATACTGAACAATCCCGTCTTAAATGCTACTATTGCTGGACATTTGCCAAATCCTCTTGCATCGAACATTTCCTTGCTTCAAAAGAGTATTAGCGCAAAACTTGCAGCCGCTGGAAACATGCAAACAGTCGAAAAAGTGGAGACACCTTTAAATCTTTCAAAAGACACCCCATCTCCAACTGCTATTCCACAATCTCCACTATCTGGATTTCGGCTACCATACTCACTTGGGACAAATTATGGAAGCGATG gtcAATTATTTAACAATTGCTCACCAAATTCCAGTGGTAAGAGCACGCCTGGTAACACATCAGTAACTAGTGAAGTAGCAACTCCACGACCACAGGCCAAATCACCAAACCATATCAAAAGACCAATGAACGCATTCATGGTATGGGCTCGTGACGAGagacgaaaaattttgaaagcgtATCCGGATATGCACAACAGCAACATCTCGAAGATCCTCG GATCTCGTTGGAAAGGTATGAGCAATTCCGAGAAACAGCCATACTATGAAGAGCAATCACGGCTGAGCAAATTGCACATGGAGCAGCACCCGGACTATCGGTACAGACCACGTCCGAAGAGAACATGTGTGATTGATGGAAAGAAGGTTCGAGTCAACGAATATAAGACAATCATGAAGACTAAAAAAGATTTGATGTGGGGAGATGAGCCAGGATTTTCTCAACCATCA GATCTACAAATGGACTTGGCATCACATGTAAATCTTCTCAACGACCTCACACAGCACCACCACCAGTCACATCTCCTACAAACAGCTGAATAA
- the egl-13 gene encoding Transcription factor egl-13 (Confirmed by transcript evidence), with translation MWPMVQMLHAGNFDSEMLLRQHELMQHQQQQMIIANMLKATQSLPLLFNGGLNYEAILNNPVLNATIAGHLPNPLASNISLLQKSISAKLAAAGNMQTVEKVETPLNLSKDTPSPTAIPQSPLSGFRLPYSLGTNYGSDGQLFNNCSPNSSGKSTPGNTSVTSEVATPRPQAKSPNHIKRPMNAFMVWARDERRKILKAYPDMHNSNISKILGSRWKGMSNSEKQPYYEEQSRLSKLHMEQHPDYRYRPRPKRTCVIDGKKVRVNEYKTIMKTKKDLMWGDEPGFSQPSDLQMDLASHVNLLNDLTQHHHQSHLLQTAE, from the exons ATGTGGCCTATGGTTCAGATGCTCCATGCCGGCAATTTCGACTCGGAGATGCTCCTGAGGCAGCACGAACTGATGCAGCATCAGCAGCAACAAATGATAATTGCTAACATGTTGAAAGCCACCCAATCTCTCCCACTCCTTTTTAATG GCGGTTTGAATTATGAAGCTATACTGAACAATCCCGTCTTAAATGCTACTATTGCTGGACATTTGCCAAATCCTCTTGCATCGAACATTTCCTTGCTTCAAAAGAGTATTAGCGCAAAACTTGCAGCCGCTGGAAACATGCAAACAGTCGAAAAAGTGGAGACACCTTTAAATCTTTCAAAAGACACCCCATCTCCAACTGCTATTCCACAATCTCCACTATCTGGATTTCGGCTACCATACTCACTTGGGACAAATTATGGAAGCGATG gtcAATTATTTAACAATTGCTCACCAAATTCCAGTGGTAAGAGCACGCCTGGTAACACATCAGTAACTAGTGAAGTAGCAACTCCACGACCACAGGCCAAATCACCAAACCATATCAAAAGACCAATGAACGCATTCATGGTATGGGCTCGTGACGAGagacgaaaaattttgaaagcgtATCCGGATATGCACAACAGCAACATCTCGAAGATCCTCG GATCTCGTTGGAAAGGTATGAGCAATTCCGAGAAACAGCCATACTATGAAGAGCAATCACGGCTGAGCAAATTGCACATGGAGCAGCACCCGGACTATCGGTACAGACCACGTCCGAAGAGAACATGTGTGATTGATGGAAAGAAGGTTCGAGTCAACGAATATAAGACAATCATGAAGACTAAAAAAGATTTGATGTGGGGAGATGAGCCAGGATTTTCTCAACCATCA GATCTACAAATGGACTTGGCATCACATGTAAATCTTCTCAACGACCTCACACAGCACCACCACCAGTCACATCTCCTACAAACAGCTGAATAA
- the egl-13 gene encoding HMG box domain-containing protein (Confirmed by transcript evidence), translating to MLHAGNFDSEMLLRQHELMQHQQQQMIIANMLKATQSLPLLFNGGLNYEAILNNPVLNATIAGHLPNPLASNISLLQKSISAKLAAAGNMQTVEKVETPLNLSKDTPSPTAIPQSPLSGFRLPYSLGTNYGSDGQLFNNCSPNSSGKSTPGNTSVTSEVATPRPQAKSPNHIKRPMNAFMVWARDERRKILKAYPDMHNSNISKILGSRWKGMSNSEKQPYYEEQSRLSKLHMEQHPDYRYRPRPKRTCVIDGKKVRVNEYKTIMKTKKDLMWGDEPGFSQPSDLQMDLASHVNLLNDLTQHHHQSHLLQTAE from the exons ATGCTCCATGCCGGCAATTTCGACTCGGAGATGCTCCTGAGGCAGCACGAACTGATGCAGCATCAGCAGCAACAAATGATAATTGCTAACATGTTGAAAGCCACCCAATCTCTCCCACTCCTTTTTAATG GCGGTTTGAATTATGAAGCTATACTGAACAATCCCGTCTTAAATGCTACTATTGCTGGACATTTGCCAAATCCTCTTGCATCGAACATTTCCTTGCTTCAAAAGAGTATTAGCGCAAAACTTGCAGCCGCTGGAAACATGCAAACAGTCGAAAAAGTGGAGACACCTTTAAATCTTTCAAAAGACACCCCATCTCCAACTGCTATTCCACAATCTCCACTATCTGGATTTCGGCTACCATACTCACTTGGGACAAATTATGGAAGCGATG gtcAATTATTTAACAATTGCTCACCAAATTCCAGTGGTAAGAGCACGCCTGGTAACACATCAGTAACTAGTGAAGTAGCAACTCCACGACCACAGGCCAAATCACCAAACCATATCAAAAGACCAATGAACGCATTCATGGTATGGGCTCGTGACGAGagacgaaaaattttgaaagcgtATCCGGATATGCACAACAGCAACATCTCGAAGATCCTCG GATCTCGTTGGAAAGGTATGAGCAATTCCGAGAAACAGCCATACTATGAAGAGCAATCACGGCTGAGCAAATTGCACATGGAGCAGCACCCGGACTATCGGTACAGACCACGTCCGAAGAGAACATGTGTGATTGATGGAAAGAAGGTTCGAGTCAACGAATATAAGACAATCATGAAGACTAAAAAAGATTTGATGTGGGGAGATGAGCCAGGATTTTCTCAACCATCA GATCTACAAATGGACTTGGCATCACATGTAAATCTTCTCAACGACCTCACACAGCACCACCACCAGTCACATCTCCTACAAACAGCTGAATAA